The following proteins are encoded in a genomic region of Eriocheir sinensis breed Jianghai 21 chromosome 2, ASM2467909v1, whole genome shotgun sequence:
- the LOC127000638 gene encoding cuticle protein AM1199-like isoform X1, which yields MDRTFIFATIILSCLAALAAAAPQFQEEFRPDYRPIAILRDEREDYGDGNFRYEFETENGILVNAVGAPGSKGQSNIQGFYRFPLDDGTIAEVSYIADELGYQPQSPLIPTPHPLPAHAIEQIRFAEEQRAAGVTWDQYGFRLTR from the exons ATCATCCTCTCCTGCCTGgccgccctcgccgccgccgcgccACAGTTCCAGGAGGAGTTCCGGCCTGACTACCGCCCCATTGCCATCCTGCGCGATGAGCGTGAAGACTACGGAGACGGCAACTTCCGCTACGAGTTCGAAACTGAGAACGGCATCCTGGTGAACGCAGTGGGCGCCCCAGGCTCCAAGGGACAGAGCAACATCCAGGGATTCTACAG GTTCCCCCTGGACGACGGCACCATCGCTGAGGTCAGCTACATCGCCGACGAGCTCGGGTACCAGCCACAGTCCCCCTTGATCCCCACGCCTCACCCACTCCCCGCCCACGCCATCGAGCAGATCCGTTTTGCCGAGGAGCAGCGAGCGGCCGGAGTGACCTGGGACCAGTACGGCTTTAGGTTGACCCGCTAA
- the LOC127000638 gene encoding cuticle protein AM1199-like isoform X2, with the protein MKLIILSCLAALAAAAPQFQEEFRPDYRPIAILRDEREDYGDGNFRYEFETENGILVNAVGAPGSKGQSNIQGFYRFPLDDGTIAEVSYIADELGYQPQSPLIPTPHPLPAHAIEQIRFAEEQRAAGVTWDQYGFRLTR; encoded by the exons ATCATCCTCTCCTGCCTGgccgccctcgccgccgccgcgccACAGTTCCAGGAGGAGTTCCGGCCTGACTACCGCCCCATTGCCATCCTGCGCGATGAGCGTGAAGACTACGGAGACGGCAACTTCCGCTACGAGTTCGAAACTGAGAACGGCATCCTGGTGAACGCAGTGGGCGCCCCAGGCTCCAAGGGACAGAGCAACATCCAGGGATTCTACAG GTTCCCCCTGGACGACGGCACCATCGCTGAGGTCAGCTACATCGCCGACGAGCTCGGGTACCAGCCACAGTCCCCCTTGATCCCCACGCCTCACCCACTCCCCGCCCACGCCATCGAGCAGATCCGTTTTGCCGAGGAGCAGCGAGCGGCCGGAGTGACCTGGGACCAGTACGGCTTTAGGTTGACCCGCTAA